Proteins co-encoded in one Pseudarthrobacter chlorophenolicus A6 genomic window:
- a CDS encoding GOLPH3/VPS74 family protein: MNAEAPAAVNLNLPQQFLLLATNDKDGKPEVPLFALRTTVAGAILAELELVGAIELQGKHIRTTGSAARDDLAPELELIRGKSRPHTPARWVSILEGRAQVHRIYEGMAALGIVEHVGEKHLARFRPVRYPEKDHEPESALLKRIDSTLSGATPTTVVPEVAAHGAAEEPATQSDKAQAGAQKTRTLALIALLEAAGLLHKLFPDADRNWASGLAKDYWPARAVEDELRLIRLAEEETAML; this comes from the coding sequence ATGAACGCTGAAGCACCGGCTGCGGTGAACCTCAACCTGCCCCAGCAATTCCTGCTGCTGGCAACCAACGACAAAGACGGAAAACCCGAGGTGCCGCTGTTCGCCCTCAGGACCACGGTGGCCGGCGCAATCCTGGCCGAGCTGGAGCTGGTCGGCGCCATCGAGCTGCAGGGCAAGCACATCCGGACCACAGGATCGGCCGCCAGGGACGACCTTGCGCCCGAACTGGAACTGATCCGCGGCAAGTCCCGGCCCCATACTCCGGCCCGGTGGGTTTCCATCCTGGAAGGCCGCGCCCAGGTTCACCGGATCTACGAGGGCATGGCGGCCCTCGGCATCGTGGAACACGTTGGGGAGAAACACCTGGCACGCTTCCGGCCGGTGCGTTACCCGGAAAAAGACCACGAACCCGAGTCCGCACTCCTCAAGAGGATTGATTCAACACTCAGCGGAGCCACGCCCACAACCGTGGTGCCAGAGGTAGCGGCTCACGGTGCAGCGGAGGAGCCTGCGACACAATCCGACAAGGCACAAGCCGGGGCACAAAAGACGAGGACCCTGGCTCTCATCGCCCTGCTTGAGGCAGCCGGGTTGCTTCATAAGCTGTTCCCGGACGCCGACAGGAACTGGGCGAGCGGCCTGGCCAAGGACTACTGGCCGGCGCGCGCCGTTGAGGACGAACTGCGGCTTATCCGGCTGGCAGAGGAGGAGACAGCAATGCTCTAA
- a CDS encoding GNAT family N-acetyltransferase — MIKIDRDDPVRGDVHQLLSEHLADMFATSPAESVHALDHTALSVPSITFWTAREDGELLGCGALKLLDVDAGPDVGASELHSTAVHGSEPHGAGRLGEIKSMRTAAAARGRGVATLMLKHIIEQARSQELKRIYLETGTEDYFAPARRLYARHGFTECPPFADYVLDPNSVFMELRL, encoded by the coding sequence ATGATCAAGATTGACCGGGATGATCCCGTCCGCGGCGATGTTCACCAGCTTCTGAGCGAGCATCTGGCGGACATGTTCGCCACTTCGCCGGCCGAGAGCGTCCACGCGCTGGACCACACGGCACTGTCCGTGCCCTCGATCACCTTCTGGACAGCGCGCGAGGACGGCGAGTTGCTGGGTTGCGGCGCCCTCAAGCTTCTTGATGTCGACGCGGGGCCTGACGTCGGCGCCTCCGAACTTCACAGCACCGCAGTTCACGGCTCCGAACCTCACGGCGCTGGCCGGCTGGGCGAGATCAAGTCCATGCGCACGGCAGCGGCGGCGCGGGGGCGCGGTGTGGCGACCCTCATGCTGAAGCACATCATCGAACAGGCCAGGTCCCAAGAACTCAAGCGCATCTACCTGGAGACCGGAACCGAGGACTATTTCGCTCCTGCCCGGCGCCTCTACGCACGCCACGGTTTCACGGAGTGTCCTCCTTTTGCCGACTACGTTCTGGATCCGAACAGCGTCTTCATGGAGTTGCGCCTCTGA
- a CDS encoding GrpB family protein: protein MDTSKPRRPDVLETELVGGVEKRQLELTAYDYRWPGMYLQHQRRIGNALSAAEIDIDHIGSTSVPGLAAKPIIDIVVAVLDITAEEEYLHALLAAGYQLRVREPGHRLVRTPERDVHVHILQKGDPAIRNFILLRDHLRTSVDDRALYEDTKRDLLAHPWDDMNAYAEAKSQVIAAIMARPRRHQ, encoded by the coding sequence ATGGACACTTCCAAGCCACGCCGACCGGATGTTCTGGAAACCGAACTCGTAGGCGGTGTTGAGAAACGTCAGCTGGAGTTGACAGCGTACGACTATCGCTGGCCCGGAATGTATCTTCAGCACCAACGCCGGATTGGCAATGCGCTGTCAGCGGCAGAGATCGACATTGACCACATTGGCTCCACTTCGGTTCCGGGGCTCGCAGCCAAACCAATTATCGACATCGTCGTTGCAGTCCTTGACATAACCGCCGAAGAGGAGTACCTCCATGCGCTGCTGGCGGCTGGGTATCAGCTCCGGGTCCGCGAGCCTGGGCACCGGCTGGTGCGAACGCCTGAACGAGATGTACACGTCCACATTCTTCAGAAAGGGGACCCTGCAATTCGTAACTTTATATTGCTTAGGGATCACCTGCGCACAAGTGTGGATGACCGCGCTCTATACGAAGATACGAAACGGGACTTGCTTGCTCATCCCTGGGACGACATGAACGCTTACGCGGAGGCCAAGAGCCAGGTGATTGCAGCGATTATGGCGCGTCCTCGACGGCATCAGTAA
- a CDS encoding HNH endonuclease signature motif containing protein produces the protein MRDGKCTFPGCSNHTQDNENDHLTAWQHGGATGISNLAQLCPKHHRLKHQSSWTPSPASKNEPPGWTSPTGRHYPAEQPDWVPPRLPFGLPAGRSTMPPNIDGGTLDEVGDASGNVSPLEDALIAYLAA, from the coding sequence ATGCGGGATGGCAAATGCACCTTCCCGGGCTGCAGCAACCACACACAGGACAACGAGAACGACCATCTCACCGCTTGGCAGCACGGCGGGGCAACGGGAATCAGTAATTTGGCACAGTTGTGCCCCAAACACCACAGGCTCAAGCATCAAAGCTCCTGGACCCCCAGCCCTGCCAGCAAGAACGAACCGCCGGGCTGGACTTCACCCACAGGGCGCCACTATCCGGCGGAACAGCCGGACTGGGTGCCACCGCGGCTGCCATTCGGGTTGCCTGCCGGGAGATCGACCATGCCTCCGAACATAGACGGCGGAACTCTCGATGAAGTTGGCGATGCCTCCGGGAACGTCAGCCCGCTGGAGGACGCCCTCATTGCATACCTCGCCGCTTAG
- a CDS encoding DUF222 domain-containing protein: METGAVTGVGGNATVAAAVASVAGLVDELARVVRGPIAAPSVESSDCGDGIHRVSRRNSAYQHPRGNGANNKARVLGAVRTQAPKAVDPLGELAESCLAGLEVLARVEAATAAAKVRLVAAYAEASAQIEGPAVDAYEASAREKSLVAEVACVLTVGEGAASALLGEAHALKGSLPAVLDELQAGAISWQHARILADETAGLEPARVKALEAHFFDPDAPHAARGAAPGELVPSRFRRKVRAWRERQYPDSLELRRALSMADRRMEYRPEADGMGRITLILPGENACAIWNKATAIARGLQSPDDPRTLTQRRADVSANLLLGVVGQDLDKLPAPKADILVTVPAFSMFGATDEPGEVDGFGPVPASVARRIVAEGAGSFYRVLVDPRDGAPLEIGRTNYRLPESLKLVEDAGWQMHLPGLQQPHTGQRERPSHRLAARRGNGNQ; this comes from the coding sequence ATGGAAACCGGAGCGGTCACGGGTGTGGGAGGCAATGCCACAGTGGCCGCTGCCGTTGCATCAGTGGCCGGCCTGGTCGATGAACTGGCGCGTGTTGTGCGCGGTCCCATCGCGGCTCCAAGCGTTGAGAGCTCTGACTGCGGCGATGGCATCCACCGCGTTTCAAGACGCAATAGCGCCTACCAACATCCCCGTGGCAATGGCGCCAATAACAAGGCCCGCGTTCTTGGCGCCGTCCGCACTCAGGCTCCCAAGGCTGTTGATCCGTTGGGGGAGTTGGCCGAGTCGTGCTTGGCAGGGCTGGAAGTGCTGGCACGGGTCGAAGCTGCAACCGCGGCCGCGAAGGTCCGGCTGGTAGCCGCCTACGCTGAGGCGTCAGCCCAGATCGAGGGGCCTGCCGTCGATGCTTACGAGGCCTCCGCCCGCGAGAAGTCATTGGTGGCGGAGGTTGCATGTGTACTCACCGTCGGCGAGGGCGCGGCCTCCGCCTTGCTGGGTGAAGCGCACGCGTTGAAGGGTTCTTTGCCTGCGGTGTTGGACGAGCTGCAGGCGGGCGCCATCTCCTGGCAGCATGCACGGATCCTCGCTGATGAAACAGCGGGTCTGGAACCTGCGCGAGTCAAAGCATTGGAAGCGCACTTCTTCGATCCAGACGCGCCCCATGCTGCCCGCGGTGCTGCTCCCGGGGAGCTGGTGCCGTCGCGCTTCCGCAGGAAGGTCAGGGCATGGCGGGAGCGCCAGTATCCCGATTCGCTGGAGTTGCGGCGGGCGTTGAGTATGGCCGACCGGCGCATGGAGTACCGGCCTGAGGCTGACGGAATGGGACGGATCACCCTGATACTTCCCGGTGAAAACGCCTGCGCAATCTGGAACAAGGCCACCGCCATCGCGCGTGGCTTGCAGAGCCCCGATGACCCGCGCACGCTGACCCAGCGTCGGGCAGACGTCAGCGCCAACCTGCTCCTGGGCGTTGTGGGGCAGGACCTGGATAAGCTGCCAGCGCCGAAGGCTGACATCCTGGTTACCGTCCCCGCTTTCTCAATGTTTGGCGCTACGGATGAACCGGGGGAGGTGGACGGTTTCGGACCTGTCCCCGCGTCGGTGGCACGGAGGATCGTTGCCGAAGGCGCCGGGTCGTTCTACCGGGTTCTGGTGGACCCCCGGGATGGAGCGCCGCTGGAGATCGGCAGGACGAACTACCGGCTCCCGGAGAGTTTGAAGCTGGTTGAGGATGCGGGATGGCAAATGCACCTTCCCGGGCTGCAGCAACCACACACAGGACAACGAGAACGACCATCTCACCGCTTGGCAGCACGGCGGGGCAACGGGAATCAGTAA
- a CDS encoding patatin-like phospholipase family protein encodes MPRSGERALVLGGGGSTGNAWLIGVMAGLSEAGMDVTSADLVVGTSAGSTAAAQISGATPAELLAAILDAPPLRRGPASGAVPADPAASGPSPDGAAPGTVAAGSRLQAGAACARSGSRPSPVGGTVNHLERTGRIIAASVDAADMRRRMGAAALDLAADYDPPERWRATVAARLPHQLWPDRYTLITAVDARTGQPVVFDRNSGVDLVDAVAASCASGFAYSAGGGAYIDGGYRANADNADLAAGYARVLILSPFGGRSRTPADWGMHLASQVSGLRAGGSRVETVFPESDSEYLFGANAMDVSLRPAAARAGYQQGLGLAEKLGKFWR; translated from the coding sequence ATGCCCCGGTCCGGTGAAAGGGCTTTGGTCCTGGGCGGGGGCGGGTCGACCGGTAATGCGTGGCTGATCGGCGTCATGGCCGGTTTGTCCGAGGCCGGGATGGATGTAACCAGCGCCGACCTCGTCGTCGGAACATCAGCGGGCTCGACGGCGGCCGCCCAGATCTCTGGCGCAACCCCGGCTGAGCTGCTGGCCGCAATCCTTGACGCTCCGCCCCTACGTCGCGGGCCGGCGTCGGGCGCGGTACCTGCGGATCCGGCCGCATCCGGGCCTTCGCCAGACGGCGCAGCTCCCGGAACGGTGGCTGCAGGATCCCGGCTTCAGGCCGGTGCCGCCTGCGCGCGTTCGGGCTCCCGGCCGTCACCCGTTGGCGGGACTGTGAACCACCTGGAGCGAACGGGCAGGATTATCGCGGCGTCCGTGGACGCGGCGGATATGCGCCGCAGAATGGGCGCCGCGGCGCTGGACCTGGCAGCGGACTACGATCCCCCGGAACGCTGGCGGGCCACTGTGGCGGCGCGGTTGCCGCACCAGCTGTGGCCCGACCGGTACACGCTTATCACGGCGGTGGACGCCCGCACGGGCCAGCCCGTCGTGTTCGACCGCAACAGCGGAGTGGACCTCGTGGATGCCGTGGCAGCCAGCTGCGCCAGCGGGTTCGCGTACAGCGCCGGCGGGGGCGCGTATATCGACGGCGGCTACCGGGCCAACGCCGATAATGCCGACTTGGCAGCAGGATATGCACGCGTGCTCATCCTCTCTCCGTTTGGCGGCAGGTCGCGGACCCCCGCTGACTGGGGGATGCATCTCGCATCGCAGGTCAGCGGGTTGCGTGCCGGCGGCAGCAGGGTGGAAACGGTCTTCCCGGAGAGCGATTCTGAGTACCTGTTCGGAGCCAACGCGATGGATGTATCATTGCGGCCGGCCGCTGCGCGCGCTGGATATCAGCAGGGACTGGGCCTCGCCGAGAAACTTGGCAAATTCTGGCGCTGA
- a CDS encoding MurR/RpiR family transcriptional regulator — MNTNAITETGAAGEAGEAGTSSGAWLGDALPDVPLTKAQSRVVEIITRNPQLSSYADIAEIAQRADVNNSSVVRTAQHLGYRGWPDLQRELRSRYLVMISTEDTLTEHGEHRSPLREAITHDIENLRLTLDSNTSEEAEAAIAAMAAAKSITVVGIGSFAGPAGVMAHLGSTMGYPITLENRAGVHLASSTNSLGPGDVLVVINMWRSVKHIIIAAEAAKQAGATVIAISDLRRGRLATAADHLLVVASEGISFFQSVTAANSLVYGLLAGMEAAHPERSRAAIRRTQQLWKDLDIYLD, encoded by the coding sequence TTGAACACCAACGCCATCACTGAGACGGGCGCAGCGGGAGAAGCCGGCGAGGCTGGCACCTCTTCGGGAGCCTGGCTGGGCGACGCGCTGCCGGATGTTCCGCTCACCAAGGCCCAGAGCCGGGTGGTGGAGATTATTACCCGCAACCCGCAGCTTTCCTCCTACGCGGACATCGCCGAGATCGCCCAGCGCGCGGACGTCAACAACTCCTCTGTGGTGCGCACCGCTCAGCATCTCGGCTACCGCGGCTGGCCGGACCTGCAGCGCGAACTCCGCTCCCGCTACCTCGTGATGATCTCCACGGAGGACACCCTCACCGAGCACGGCGAACACCGCAGCCCCCTCCGCGAGGCCATCACGCACGACATCGAAAACCTCCGCTTGACGCTGGACTCCAACACCTCCGAGGAAGCCGAGGCTGCAATCGCGGCGATGGCCGCGGCCAAGTCCATCACCGTCGTCGGGATCGGCTCGTTCGCCGGACCGGCCGGCGTCATGGCCCACCTGGGCTCCACCATGGGCTACCCCATCACCCTCGAAAACCGCGCCGGCGTCCACCTCGCTTCCAGCACCAACAGCCTGGGCCCCGGCGACGTGCTGGTGGTCATCAATATGTGGCGATCGGTGAAGCACATCATCATCGCCGCCGAAGCCGCCAAGCAGGCCGGCGCCACCGTCATCGCCATCAGCGACCTGCGCCGCGGCCGCCTGGCCACCGCTGCGGACCACCTCCTGGTGGTCGCGTCCGAGGGCATCTCCTTCTTCCAATCCGTCACCGCCGCCAACTCCCTGGTCTACGGCCTGCTCGCCGGCATGGAAGCCGCCCACCCGGAACGCAGCCGGGCCGCCATCCGCCGTACCCAGCAGCTCTGGAAAGACCTGGACATCTATCTCGACTAA
- a CDS encoding NAD(P)-dependent oxidoreductase, producing MNEPQNRRIAVIGLGAMGGAMAATLHKAGWEVTGFDPSDAAREAAAKIGISTTDNLAAVAGTPYAVLSLPAASIVETTVPQLLATPGTVAIVDTTTSEPATSKHMAGLAEAQGAAFVDAPVSGGRDGAATGTLSAFVGATDVALAAAEPVLLALTGGNYSHIGGPGSGNVVKLLNNVLAAANLASVGEALGVAKAYGIDPSTAAASISGASGGSKVSANMYPNWVLSGTHDSGFSMGLMARDASLAVDIAEQIGEKPELLAAVANQWQYALAVLGPKADFTEIARTVAPAITPAGAPGTATGKSAETDTNPATPEATSPAA from the coding sequence ATGAACGAGCCACAAAACCGCCGCATTGCCGTCATCGGCCTCGGCGCCATGGGCGGAGCCATGGCCGCCACCCTGCACAAAGCCGGCTGGGAGGTCACCGGGTTCGACCCCTCGGACGCCGCCCGCGAAGCGGCAGCAAAGATCGGCATCAGCACCACGGACAACCTCGCCGCAGTGGCCGGGACGCCCTATGCAGTGCTCTCACTCCCAGCGGCCAGCATCGTGGAAACCACTGTGCCGCAACTCCTTGCCACCCCAGGCACCGTGGCGATCGTGGACACCACCACCTCCGAACCCGCCACGAGCAAGCACATGGCCGGGCTCGCCGAAGCGCAGGGCGCCGCCTTCGTCGATGCTCCCGTTTCGGGAGGTCGCGACGGCGCCGCAACAGGCACGCTGAGCGCGTTCGTCGGTGCCACGGACGTCGCCCTGGCCGCCGCAGAGCCGGTTTTGCTCGCCCTCACCGGCGGGAACTACAGCCACATCGGCGGGCCTGGCAGCGGCAACGTGGTCAAACTCCTCAACAACGTCCTGGCCGCCGCAAACCTCGCCTCCGTGGGTGAAGCGCTGGGTGTGGCCAAGGCCTACGGCATCGATCCTTCGACGGCGGCAGCCAGCATCAGCGGCGCGTCCGGCGGCAGCAAGGTCTCGGCCAACATGTACCCCAACTGGGTGCTGAGCGGCACCCACGATTCCGGCTTCTCCATGGGCCTGATGGCCCGGGACGCGTCCCTCGCCGTGGACATCGCGGAACAGATCGGTGAGAAGCCGGAGCTGCTGGCCGCTGTGGCCAACCAGTGGCAGTACGCCCTCGCAGTGCTCGGCCCCAAAGCCGACTTCACCGAGATCGCCCGCACAGTGGCACCCGCCATCACACCCGCCGGTGCACCCGGCACAGCCACAGGCAAAAGCGCTGAAACAGACACAAACCCAGCCACCCCGGAAGCCACCTCCCCCGCGGCCTGA
- a CDS encoding aldehyde dehydrogenase family protein yields the protein MSITTAPTSSSAATAKSVLDAAFPNGLGAFVDGRVATGSGDSITLTAAATGEPFATYADPGAEGANAILESSTAGAKVWGALNGFERAAILRNVSRAVEQHAEELAILESATTGKPIRDARVEAAKVAEMFGYYAGWADKLTGQTIPVPGNWHTYTERVAWGVVVAITPWNAPMFTAGWNSAAPLAAGNSVIIKPSEFTPASSVRLAQIAHEAGLPAGVFNVAAGLGQTVGAALTTDRRVGKVSFIGSVPTGRRVAVAAAQAGIPALLELGGKSANIVFADADLERAAEGAISAIFSGAGQSCVAGSRLLVERSVHARFVEMVAAKAALLRVGDPLSADTEVGPIITPQQFATVTSLIEAGVDDGGRRLTGATLPESLSGSALKGGHWVMPTLLDGVTPANRLETTEVFGPVVGADAFDTEAEAIARANNTNFGLAGAVWTSDVSRAHHVAREVKAGTFWINSYKTIHVAVPFGGFGDSGHGRSSGPGVLDEYTQAKAIWVPTRAAGSPFPSLSY from the coding sequence TTGAGCATCACCACAGCACCAACATCCTCCTCGGCGGCCACCGCCAAGTCGGTCCTGGACGCCGCCTTCCCCAACGGCCTCGGCGCCTTCGTTGACGGCCGCGTCGCCACGGGCAGCGGTGACAGCATCACGCTCACCGCCGCCGCTACCGGCGAACCCTTCGCCACCTACGCGGACCCCGGCGCCGAAGGTGCCAACGCCATCCTGGAAAGTTCGACGGCGGGCGCCAAAGTTTGGGGCGCACTGAACGGTTTCGAGCGGGCCGCCATCCTCCGCAACGTCAGCCGTGCGGTGGAGCAGCACGCCGAAGAACTGGCCATCCTCGAATCCGCCACCACCGGCAAGCCCATCCGGGACGCCCGGGTGGAGGCCGCCAAGGTAGCTGAAATGTTCGGCTACTACGCCGGCTGGGCTGACAAGCTCACCGGCCAGACCATCCCCGTCCCGGGCAACTGGCACACCTACACGGAGCGCGTGGCGTGGGGCGTCGTCGTTGCCATCACCCCTTGGAATGCGCCGATGTTCACTGCCGGCTGGAACTCGGCCGCACCCCTGGCCGCCGGCAACTCGGTGATCATCAAGCCCAGCGAGTTCACCCCGGCGTCGTCCGTCCGGCTGGCCCAGATCGCCCACGAGGCAGGCCTCCCCGCCGGCGTGTTCAACGTGGCCGCGGGCCTGGGCCAGACCGTCGGCGCCGCCCTCACCACTGACCGGCGGGTGGGCAAGGTCAGCTTCATCGGATCCGTTCCCACGGGCCGCCGCGTGGCCGTGGCCGCAGCCCAGGCGGGCATCCCGGCATTGCTGGAGCTGGGCGGCAAGAGCGCCAACATTGTGTTCGCCGACGCCGACCTGGAGCGCGCCGCCGAAGGCGCCATTTCCGCCATCTTCTCCGGTGCCGGCCAGTCCTGCGTGGCCGGGTCCCGGCTCCTGGTGGAACGCAGCGTGCACGCGCGGTTCGTGGAGATGGTCGCTGCCAAGGCGGCCCTCCTGCGGGTGGGCGATCCCCTCAGCGCGGACACCGAGGTGGGCCCCATCATCACACCGCAGCAGTTCGCCACGGTCACCAGCCTGATCGAGGCCGGAGTGGACGACGGCGGCCGTCGCCTCACCGGGGCCACGTTGCCGGAGTCGTTGAGCGGCTCCGCGCTGAAGGGCGGCCACTGGGTGATGCCCACGCTGCTGGACGGCGTCACCCCGGCAAACCGCCTGGAAACCACGGAGGTCTTCGGGCCGGTGGTGGGTGCCGACGCGTTCGACACCGAAGCCGAGGCCATCGCCCGCGCCAACAACACCAACTTCGGCCTGGCCGGCGCGGTGTGGACCTCGGATGTGTCCCGCGCCCACCACGTGGCCCGCGAGGTCAAGGCCGGCACGTTCTGGATCAACTCCTACAAGACCATCCACGTGGCGGTGCCGTTCGGCGGCTTCGGCGATTCCGGCCACGGCCGTTCCTCGGGCCCGGGCGTGCTGGACGAGTACACGCAGGCCAAGGCCATCTGGGTGCCCACCCGCGCGGCCGGTTCCCCGTTCCCGTCGCTGTCCTACTAA
- a CDS encoding M20 family metallopeptidase translates to METTDTAGTDATSADPASAAAALRSALADGVERWQPKVEALARNIHGYQEISFEEVQSAEAITALLEEGGFDVERGTSGLPTAFTASAGSGDLTVALCVEYDALPGIGHACGHNLIAGASVAAALALQPYVDELGITLKAIGTPAEEHGGGKALMLERGAFDGVGLALMVHPVQDGLTYNPAGTSAQAVGRYKATFTGKAAHAAAAPHQGVNAADAAVLSQVAIGLLRQQIPSDHRIACYVAEAGHVTNIIPEKAVVEFECRAFTLPEFHALLERVRRCFEGAAIATGTTLEYEDTEPLYEPLLQDDDLAAHWTSAMDAFGKDTSRSSGLSGGSTDMGNISQVIPSLHPWLSIPGADVPIHSHAFAALADTPPAYGVMFEAGTALAWTVAAAASTPTQRKRFTQAAYRRRTSPQEAVTQEGAS, encoded by the coding sequence ATGGAAACCACAGATACCGCCGGCACCGACGCAACCAGCGCCGACCCGGCCTCGGCGGCGGCCGCCCTGCGCTCGGCCCTGGCGGACGGCGTCGAACGCTGGCAGCCCAAAGTCGAGGCGCTGGCCCGGAACATCCACGGCTACCAGGAAATCTCCTTCGAGGAAGTCCAGTCGGCGGAGGCCATCACTGCCCTGTTGGAAGAGGGCGGCTTCGACGTGGAGCGCGGCACATCCGGTCTGCCCACGGCGTTCACCGCGAGCGCAGGCAGCGGCGACCTCACCGTGGCGCTGTGCGTGGAGTATGACGCGTTGCCGGGCATCGGCCACGCGTGCGGGCACAACCTGATCGCCGGAGCGTCGGTGGCGGCGGCACTGGCCCTGCAGCCATATGTGGACGAACTCGGCATCACGCTCAAGGCCATCGGCACCCCGGCGGAAGAACATGGCGGCGGCAAGGCACTGATGCTGGAGCGGGGCGCGTTCGACGGCGTGGGGCTGGCTTTGATGGTCCACCCGGTCCAGGACGGGCTCACCTACAACCCGGCCGGGACCAGCGCCCAGGCCGTGGGCCGGTACAAGGCGACGTTCACCGGCAAGGCAGCCCACGCGGCAGCCGCCCCGCACCAGGGCGTGAACGCAGCGGATGCTGCGGTCCTCAGCCAGGTGGCCATCGGCCTGCTCCGCCAACAGATCCCGTCAGACCACAGGATCGCCTGCTACGTGGCCGAGGCCGGGCACGTCACCAACATCATTCCGGAGAAGGCCGTAGTGGAGTTTGAGTGCCGCGCCTTTACGTTGCCGGAGTTCCATGCCTTGCTGGAACGCGTCCGCCGCTGCTTTGAGGGCGCCGCGATCGCCACGGGAACCACGCTGGAGTACGAGGACACCGAACCGCTGTACGAACCGCTGCTCCAGGATGACGACCTCGCAGCGCACTGGACCTCCGCAATGGACGCGTTCGGCAAGGACACGTCCCGGTCCTCCGGCCTCAGCGGCGGGTCCACGGACATGGGCAACATCTCCCAGGTGATCCCGTCCCTGCACCCGTGGCTGAGCATTCCCGGCGCGGACGTCCCCATCCATTCGCACGCGTTCGCCGCCCTGGCGGACACTCCCCCGGCATACGGCGTGATGTTCGAGGCAGGCACCGCCCTGGCCTGGACCGTCGCCGCCGCCGCCTCAACCCCCACCCAACGGAAACGCTTCACCCAGGCGGCATACCGCCGTCGTACTTCCCCCCAGGAAGCTGTCACCCAGGAAGGCGCATCATGA
- a CDS encoding DUF3100 domain-containing protein, protein MSTAKTARTETAGTRLTIPIAALAFVIALTVQFIGQAKIDLGIGAIIIFPMVWGLILGLLVSVQKFKPLGIDLQRVAAALVGVAVLLLVARLAFNIGPSLPTLLKAGPALLLQEVGHLLGTIVLALPLAVLLRMGKATVGATFSLDREPSFAMVSEKYGPDSDQYRGVLAMYVFGTLFGAVFITLLTSLVANWKIFDPLALAMGAGVGSGSMMAASVASITAAYPGDQEAVLGMAAVSNLITTVLGVYVGIYIALPLADKFYRVLTRKQETRQAVAAGAAGTGAGVAAGPSAADLEREAAQAEENRLFRERVAESSAAIKLPLWLSLSVLTVLGIGTASVAAKGFSLSIVGGYAVMLALVLVSIVLAKLTRKISAIVFITTIGAYISSPWFFGAEPLNAAVKTVDFLSIATVMLTLAGLSLGKDIPLLKNIGWKIIPVGLVAITASFLLSTVIAEFALGLWH, encoded by the coding sequence ATGAGCACTGCCAAAACAGCCCGGACCGAAACGGCCGGCACCAGGCTGACCATCCCCATCGCCGCCCTGGCGTTCGTTATCGCCCTGACCGTCCAGTTCATCGGGCAGGCCAAGATCGATCTTGGAATCGGCGCCATCATCATCTTCCCCATGGTGTGGGGCCTGATCCTGGGCCTGCTGGTCTCGGTCCAGAAGTTCAAGCCGCTGGGCATCGACCTGCAGCGCGTGGCCGCCGCCCTGGTGGGCGTGGCGGTGCTGCTGCTGGTGGCGCGGCTGGCGTTCAACATCGGCCCCAGCCTGCCCACCCTGCTGAAGGCCGGCCCCGCCCTGCTGCTGCAGGAAGTGGGCCACCTACTGGGCACCATCGTGCTGGCGCTGCCCCTGGCCGTGCTGCTGCGCATGGGCAAAGCGACCGTGGGCGCCACGTTCTCGCTGGACCGCGAGCCGTCCTTCGCCATGGTGTCCGAAAAGTACGGGCCGGACTCGGACCAGTACCGCGGCGTGCTGGCCATGTACGTGTTCGGCACGCTGTTCGGCGCCGTGTTCATCACGCTGCTCACCTCGCTGGTGGCCAACTGGAAGATCTTCGATCCGCTGGCCCTCGCGATGGGCGCCGGGGTGGGGTCCGGGTCCATGATGGCTGCATCGGTAGCGAGCATCACCGCCGCCTACCCGGGCGACCAGGAGGCAGTGCTGGGCATGGCAGCCGTGTCCAACCTGATCACCACCGTGCTGGGTGTCTACGTGGGCATCTACATCGCGCTGCCGTTGGCGGACAAGTTCTACCGGGTGCTGACCCGCAAGCAGGAGACCCGGCAGGCAGTCGCGGCCGGTGCCGCCGGAACAGGTGCAGGTGTAGCGGCCGGCCCCAGCGCCGCCGACCTTGAGCGCGAGGCAGCACAGGCCGAGGAAAACCGGCTGTTCCGCGAGCGCGTGGCCGAATCGTCCGCGGCGATCAAGCTGCCCCTGTGGCTTTCGCTGTCCGTGCTGACGGTCCTCGGCATCGGCACGGCGTCCGTTGCCGCAAAGGGTTTCAGTCTCAGCATTGTGGGCGGCTACGCCGTGATGCTGGCGCTGGTGCTGGTCAGCATCGTCCTGGCGAAGCTGACCCGGAAGATCTCGGCGATCGTCTTCATCACCACCATCGGCGCCTACATTTCCAGCCCGTGGTTCTTTGGGGCCGAGCCGCTGAACGCCGCCGTCAAGACCGTGGACTTCCTGTCCATCGCCACGGTGATGCTCACGCTGGCCGGCCTGTCCCTTGGCAAGGACATCCCGCTGCTGAAGAACATCGGCTGGAAGATCATCCCCGTGGGCCTTGTTGCCATCACGGCATCCTTCCTGCTCTCCACGGTGATCGCAGAGTTCGCCCTGGGGCTCTGGCACTGA